In Massilia sp. METH4, the genomic window CCAGGTGCACTTTGCCGCGCTGCCCGACGGCACGCCTGTCGCCGTCAAGGTGCTGCGGCCGGGCATGAAAAAACTCATCGACGAGGACGTGGCGCTGATGAACCTGGCCGCCGACGTCATCAACCGGCTGTGGAAGGATGCTCACCGGCTGAAGATGAAGGAGGTGGTGGCCGAATTCGACAAATACCTGCACGACGAACTGGACCTGATGCGCGAAGCCGCGAACGCCGCCCAGCTGCGCCGCAACTTCGCCGATTCGAACCTGCTGATGGTGCCCGAGATGTACTGGGACTATTGCTCGAGCGACGTCATCACGATGGAGCGGATGAGCGGCATTCCCGTCTCGCAGATCGACCGGCTGGTGGAGGCGGGCGTCGACCTGAAGAAGCTGGGCAGCGATGGCGTGGAAATCTTCTTCACGCAGGTGTTCCGCGACGGCTTTTTTCATGCCGACATGCATCCGGGCAATATCCTCGTGTCGATCGACCCGGCCACGTTCGGCCGCTACATCGCGCTGGACTTCGGCATCGTGGGCACGCTGAACGATTACGACAAGGATTACCTGTCGCAGAACTTCCTGGCCTTCTTCCGCCGCGACTACAAGCGGGTGGCCGAGGCGCACATCGAATCGGGCTGGGCGCCGAAGAACACCCGTGTCGACGAGCTGGAAGCGGCCGTGCGCGCCTGTTGCGAACCGATCTTCGACCGGCCCTTGAAGGACATCTCGTTCGGCCAGATTTTGCTACGCTTGTTCCAGACGTCGCGCCGCTTCAATGTCGAGGTGCAGCCCCAGCTCGTGCTGTTGCAGAAGACGCTCCTGAACATCGAGGGCATGGGCCGCGTGCTGGACCCGGACCTGGACCTGTGGAAGACCGCCAGGCCCCACCTGGAGCGCTGGGTGTCGGAGCAGGTGGGCTGGCGCGGCCTGGTGGACAAGCTGAAGGCGGAAGCGCCCCGTTACTCGCATATCCTGCCCCAGCTGCCGCGGCTCACCCACCAGGCGCTCACGGCGATGAGCGAGCGCGACGACACCACCAACGAGCTGCTGCGGCGGCTCACGGAAGAACAACGCCGCACCAACCGTTTGCTGAGCTTTTTCGTTTATTTCGTCGGCGCCTTCGTGGCCGGGGCCATCGGTTTCCAGGCCTGGCTGCGCTGGCATGGAGTACTGTGAATGCCCGAATTCGACACGCGCGACCCTCTCGATCCCAGCTTCTGGGATGAACGCTTTGCCCGGCAATTCATGCCGTGGGATGCCGGCGGCATTCCGGAACAGTTGCGCACGCTGGTGGCCTCGCGCGACGCGGCCGCCGATGCCGACATCGTGCCGCCGGTGGCGCTGATCCCCGGCGCCGGCTCCGCCTACGAGCTCGACCTGATGTGCGAGGCGGGCTGGGACGCGACGGCGATCGACTTTTCGCCGAATGCCGTGGCGCGGGCGCGCAAGGTCGTGCGCCGCTGGCCGGAGCGGGTCGTGCAAGCCGATTTCTTCAGCTACCAGCCGGAAAAGAAGCTCGACGTGATCTATGAGCGCGCCTTCCTGTGCGCCATGCCGCCCGAGCATCACGCCCGCGTGGTGCAGCGCTGGGCCGCGCTGCTGCCGCACGACGGCCTGCTGGCCGGCTACTTCTTCTTCGGCGACGCCGGCAAGGGTCCCCCCTTCGCCATCGCCCGCGCCGAGCTCGACGCGCTGCTGGCGCCGCACTTCACGCTCGTGGAAGACGAGCCCGTTCCCGACTCGCTGCCCGTGTTCGAAGGCAAGGAGCGGTGGATGGAGTGGCGGCGGCGCTGAAAACCCGTGACAGGCACCGATTTTCCAGAAACATTTCTCCAGAACCGGTGACAGGCACCGGGGTTTTGGAAATATTTCTTCAGAAGCGGTGACAGGCACCGGGTTTTTGGAAACATTTCTCGAAAATCGGAGCCTGTCACCGGTTTTCTGCGCCCGCCGGCAACGTTGTGTCCGCAAAAACACTCTATAATTCAGGGTTTTTGATGTTTTTTGCGGAGTAAAAGATGCCTATCTACGCTTACCGCTGCGAGGAATGTGGCTTTACCAAGGATGTGCTGCAAAAGATCTCCGATCCGCAGCTCACGGAATGCCCTTCCTGCGGCAAGTCCACCTTCAAGAAGCAATTGACCGCGGCCGGCTTTCAGTTGAAAGGCACCGGCTGGTATGTGACCGATTTCCGTGGCGGCAATGCGCCAGCCACCGGCGTGGCCGGAGGTTCGGCCAAGAGCGACACGGCGAAATCCGACACATCGCCCGCCCCGGCGCCGGCCCCTGCCGGCGACAAGCCATAAGGCGCCGATGAACCTGATACGCAAGTGCTTCCTGACGGGCCTCCTGGTCCTGGTGCCTCTGGCCATCACGGTCTGGGTGCTGAATATCATCATCAGCACCCTGGACCAGTCGCTGCTGTTCGTCCCGCAGCGCTGGCAGCCGAGCAACCTGGTGGGGTTCGACATCCCCGGCTTCGGGGCGATCCTCACCATCGTCATCGTGTTCGTCGTTGGCTTGCTGGCCAACAACCTGATCGGCAACTACATCCTGCGGTTGTGGGAAAAGTTGCTGCACCGTATTCCTGTCGTGAGTTCGCTGTACGGCAGCGTGAAGCAGGTGTCGGACACGCTGTTCTCGTCCTCCGGCAATGCCTTCCGCAAGGCCGTGCTGATTCCTTATCCGCACGCGAACTCGTACACGATCGGGTTCCTGACGGGCGCCCCGGGTGGCGACGTGAAAAACCACCTGGTGGGAGACTACGTGTCCGTGTATGTGCCGACGACGCCGAACCCGACCTCCGGCTTCTTCCTCATGATGGCGCGTGAAAACGTGGTGGAGCTCGACATGACGGTCGATGCCGCCCTGAAGTACATCGTATCGATGGGCGTGGTGGCGCCGGAATGATGCGCCCCCATCACTCGCCCGAGTAAACAATCAACCCTGAAGAGAAATAACCATGTCTATGCGTACTCATTACTGCGGGCTCACCACCGAAGCCCTGCTGGGCCAAACCGTCAGCCTGTGCGGCTGGGTGCACCGTCGCCGCGACCACGGCGGCGTGATCTTCATCGACCTGCGCGACCGTGAAGGCCTGGTGCAGATCGTCTGCAATCCCGAGCAGGCCGAGGTGTTCAAGACGGCCGAGTCCGTGCGTAACGAGTACTGCCTGCGCGTGACCGGCGTGGTGAAGGACCGCCTGGCCGGTACCGTCAACAACAACCTGAAGTCCGGCAAGATCGAAGTGATCTGCTCGCAGCTGGAAGTGCTGAACCCGTCCGTGGCCGTGCCGTTCCAGCTGGACGACGACAACCTGTCCGAAACCACCCGCCTGACGCACCGCGTGCTGGACCTGCGCCGCCCGCAGATGCAGAACAACCTGCGCCTGCGCTACAAGGTCACGATGGAAGTGCGCAAGTACCTCGACGAGCTGGGCTTCATCGACATCGAGACGCCGACCCTGACCAAGTCCACGCCGGAAGGCGCGCGCGACTACCTGGTACCGTCGCGCGTGAACGCCGGCCAGTTCTTCGCGCTGCCGCAGTCGCCGCAGCTGTTCAAGCAGCTGCTGATGGTCGCCAACTTCGACCGCTACTACCAGATCACCAAGTGCTTCCGCGACGAAGACCTGCGCGCCGACCGCCAGCCGGAATTCACGCAGATCGACTGCGAAACCTCGTTCCTGAACGAGCAGGAAATCCGCGACCTGTTCGAAGACATGATCCGCAAGGTGTTCAAGAACACCCTGTCGATCGACCTGCCGAACCCGTTCCCGGTGATGGACTTCGCCACCGCGATGGGCCTGTACGGCTCGGACAAGCCGGACATGCGCGTGAAGCTTCAGTTCACCGAGCTGACCGACGTGATGAAGAACGTCGACTTCAAGGTGTTCTCCGCTGCCGCCAACCTGCCGAACGGCCGCGTGGTCGGCATGCGCGTGCCGAAGGGTGCCGAGATGCCGCGTTCGGAAATCGACGCGTACACCCAGTTCGTTGCCATCTACGGCGCCAAGGGCCTGGCCTACATCAAGGTCAATGAAAAGGCCAAGGGCCGCGACGGCCTGCAATCGCCGATCGTGAAGAACATCAACGACGAAGCGCTGGCGCAAATCCTGGAACTGACGGGCGCGCAAGACGGCGACCTGATCTTCTTCGGCGCGGACAAGGCCAAGGTGGTCAATGACGCGATCGGCGCGCTGCGCGTGAAGATCGGCCACAGCGAATTCGGCAAGAAGAACGGCCTGTTCGACGACGTGTGGGCACCGCTGTGGGTGATCGACTTCCCGATGTTCGAGTACGACGAGGAAGACGACCGCTGGACCGCCACGCACCACCCGTTCACGGCGCCGAAGGATGGCCACGAAGACATGCTCGAAACCGACCCGGGCGCCTGCCTGGCGAAGGCCTACGACATGGTGCTGAACGGCTGGGAGCTGGGCGGCGGTTCGATCCGTATCCACCGCGAGGAAGTGCAGTCGAAGGTATTCCGCGCGCTGAAGATCGGCGCCGAGGAAGCGCGCCTGAAGTTCGGCTTCCTGCTGGACGCGCTGCAGTACGGCGCCCCGCCGCATGGCGGCCTGGCGTTCGGCCTGGACCGTATCGTGACGCTGATGACGAAGTCGGACTCGATCCGCGACGTGATCGCCTTCCCGAAGACCCAGCGCGCGCAAGACCTGCTGACGCACGCTCCTTCCGAAGTAGACGAAAAGCAACTGCGCGAGCTGCATATCCGCCTGCGCGCCGCCGAGCCGAAGGTGGCTGGCTAAGAAGTGGAGAGGGCGCCGAGGCGCCCTTTTTTACATCCGCGGCGGAAGATCCGCAGGGGTCTGTCCCCGGTAAGTGTCGGCGCTTGTGCTTGCAGGCAGCGCTGCGAGGGGACTGACCCCGGTTTTTGCTTGAGCCAACGGCGCGCTGGCAGAAAACCGGGGTCAGTTCCCTTGAAGCGCCGACAGCGAGCGCGAAGGCCCGCACTTACCGGGGACAGACCCCAGCGGATCCACCGCCGCTCGAGACCTCGAGCTGCCGATGAACAAACCCCCAAAAATCCCCATCTCCGTCCTGGTCGTCATCCACACCCCCGACCTGGAAGTGCTGCTGATCGAACGCGCCGGCCACCCTGGCTTCTGGCAATCGGTCACCGGCTCGCTGGACGCCGTCGACGAGCCCTTGCTGGCCACGGCCACGCGCGAGCTGTTCGAGGAAACCGGCATCGTTGCCGATGGCGACCGAATCGTGTTGCGCGACTGGCAGATGTCGAATGTGTACGAGATCTACCCGATCTGGCGCCACCGCTATGCGCCCGGCATCACGCACAACACGGAGCACGTGTTCAGCGTGGAGGTGCCGCGCGACGTGCCCGTGATGCTGTCGCCGCGCGAGCACACGGCCCATGTGTGGCTGCCCTGGCTGGAAGCCGCGGACAAATGCTTTTCCGCCTCGAACGCCGAGGCAATCCTGCAATTGCCGCGCGTGCTGGGGAAGCGCTAAGCAGCCTTTAAAGGGTAGGCCGCCGCGAGCGCTGCAGCTGCGCCACCAGCAGCGCGATGCCGGCGGCGGCCAGCAGCGGCAGGTTGGCCGGCTCCGAGACTGACGCCGCCTGGGCCGGGCTGTCTGCCGGCAAGGCGATGTCTCCGCTGGCTCCATAGATGAGCTGGGTCACGAGGCTGTTGCCGGCGTCAAGCCCTGCCAGGGCTGCGGGTTTGCCAAACGCATTCGTTTCGGACAGCACGATGTGTGGCACTGCCGGGTCGGCCGGCGCTTCGCCGCCGCCAGGCGCCATCGCCAATGCGGACGCCGATGCCAGTGTTGCCAGTGCAGTGCAAAAAGTGGTGCAGAACGTCTTGATCGCCATCTTGCCCTCCCGTTCGAGTCAGTGGTCTTATGGAATGTCTCCTTGTGGTTTCCACTATAGCGATATCCCGGCTTTTCGCGCCAGCCTATCGTGCGCTGATCACACAATTGAGTGCGGGATGAGGCAAACGAGCCACTGTCCGGGCTACACTGCCGGACTGAGCGGTTCGAGACTGCAATCGTGTCCCCGGCGCACGATTGCTCAGGAAGAAAGAGCACGGTTGGCGCTAGAATGGCTTTCATGAAGATCAAAGTCGCCACCTACAACATCCACAAGGGCGTTTCCTACCGCAGCAAGCCGCGCGTGCTTGCACTCAAGCAAGCCATCGAGGCGTTCGATGCCGACCTGATCTTCCTGCAGGAGGTGCAAGGGCAGCACGACCGCATCGCCGCCCGGTTCGGGGAAGAGCGCCACGGGCAACGGCACTGGCCGCAGGGCAGCCAGCACGAGTTCTTCGCCGGCGAGTCCCATCAATCCGTGTATGGCTTGAATGCGCAATACGACCATGGCCACCATGGCAATGCGCTGCTGTCGAAGCACCCGATCGCCAAGTGGACCAATACCGATATTTCCGATCATGCCTATGAGGCGCGGGGCATCCTGCACTCGATCGTCGAAACGCCCAAGGGCGTCGTGCATTGCTACGTGATCCACCTGGGCCTGTTCGAGCGCAGCCGCGTGCGGCAAACGCAGGCGCTGATCGACGCGGTCAACTCGTCCGCACCGAACAACGAGCCGGTGATCATCGCCGGCGACTTCAACGACTGGCGCAATACCCTGAGCGCCAAACTGCACAAGGCGCTGGGAGTGGTCGAGGTGTTCGACGAAATCGGTGCCGGCTCCAGCCTGGGCGACCTGGTCCGTACCTTGGCGCGGCGGCAGGCAGCCATCCGTCCGGCCCGCACCTTCCCATCCGCCTTGCCCTTCTTCCGCCTGGATCGCATCTACGTGCGCGGCTTCGAGGTAGAATCGGCGCAGGTCCTGCACGGCCCCATGTGGGCCAAGCTCTCGGACCATGCGCCGCTCGTCGCTACCTTGAAACTGTTATAGCGTTATGCGCCCCGTCGATTTCATCGCCGACAACGAAGTCAAGCTCCTGCACTGCGGTACCGAATTCTTCCCGGCCTTGCTGGAAGCAATCGATGCCGCGCAGTATGACGTGTATTTCGAAACGTATATCTTCGCCGACGATGAAACGGGGCAGGCGGTGCAAGCGGCGCTGATGCGCGCCGCGCAACGGGGCGTTACCGTGCGCATGATCACCGATTGGTTCGGCACGGGAGCGCGGCGTGTGCAGCGCATGCATGGGCAGTTGATCGAAGCGGGCGTCGAGCACCGTATCTTCAACCCCTGGTTCAAGCGCGGCATTTCTCGCACGCACCGCAAGATCTGCGTGGTCGACCGCTGCATTGCCTTCGTTGGCGGCATCAACGTCAACGACGACATGTACTGCGACTACGACCACAGCATCGCCCTGGCCGCGCCGCGCTGGGATTTCGCGGTGGCCGTGAAAGGGCCGCTGGTGGCGAACATCCATCGCGAAGCGGTGGCGCAATGGCGGCGCCTGGGCCGCATGCCGCTGACCGAAAGGATCGGCCTGTACCAGGAAACACGGCGCGCCAACAAGGCCGCCGCCGAAGCCGCCACAACGGTGCAAGCCGGCTTCGTGGTGCGCGACAACCTGCGCAACCGCCACACCATCCAGCGCGCTTACCTGAAGGCCATGGGCGTAGCAAAGAAGAGCGTGCTGCTGGCCAACCCGTATTTCGCGCCGGGCCGCAAGTTCCGGCGCGCCCTGTCGCAGACGGCCCAGCGTGGCGTGCAGGTGACGCTGCTGATCGGCGTGGGCGAGCACTGGCTGCAGGATGCCGTGGCGCACTCGTTCTACCCCAAGCTGCTTGCCTCCGGCGTGCGGCTGGTGGAATACCGCAAGACCCAGCTCCATGCGAAGGTGGCCGTCATCGACGATGAGTGGGCAACCGTCGGCTCTTCCAATGTGGACGGGTTGAGTCTTTTCTTGAACCAGGAAGCGAACGTCGTGATCAAGGATGCCGCCTTCGCCCGGGACCTGCGCCGCCACATCGAGGCAGCGCTCGCCGAGGGCGTGGAAATCCACCCGCACGAATACGAACACGTCGGCCGCTTCCGCCGCATCGGCTACGAGATCGCCTACGTGGTGTACCGCACGCTGATGCGCATTTTTGCAGTAGGAAAGTACGCTTGATGGATAACGTAAGGATCGACAAGTGGCTGTGGGCCGCGCGCTTCTTCAAGACGCGCAACCTGGCCATCGACGCGATCGATACCGGTAAGGTGAAGATCAACGGCGACCGCGTGAAACCCGCGCGGCTGCTCAAGCTGGGCGAAAAGCTGTACATCAACAACGGCTCCGACGAATGGGACGTGCTGGTGGTGGGCCTTTCCGACCAGCGGCAGGGAGCCCCGATTGCCCGCACCCTCTATGAGGAAAGCGCCGAATCGATCGCCCGGCGCGAAAAGGAATCGGAACGGCGCCGGCTGTTCCACGAACCGGCCGCCGACTTCAAGGGCCGGCCCACGAAGCGGGACCGGCGCGTGCGCGAGCAGATCGACCACGGCGAGTAAGCCCCGCGCCCCACGAGGCGCTGGTGTCGTACACTATTTTCCGGGGCGCTTCACCCCGGAAAATAGTGTACGACACCGGTTTTCCCCGCCACCGCCACCATCCCAAAAGCCCCCGTCAACCCCCGTGCGCAACGCCGGCTACAAAATAGAACGCCACCTCTAACAATCCCGTTTGACATTTATCCAGCCCTGGATAATAGTACGAGCGTTCGTAATTTTTTTCACACGAAGCAAATCGGCCGGGGGAAAATCGAAGTTCCTTCTCCTCCACAAGCCGGAAGCCAAAGTGAGTAACTTAGCCATTAATACCTCGACCAAATTCATGCGCAAGGGTGAGATGACCCGCGCCGCCATCCTGGATGTGGCGTTGGACCTCGCCAGCCGGGACGGGCTGGAAGGCCTGACCATCGGCCTGCTGGCGGACCGGATGAACATGAGTAAATCGGGCGTGTTCGCCCACTTTGGCTCGCGTGAAGACTTACAGCTGGAAGTCTTGAAGCTTTACCACCGCCGCTTCGAACAGGAAGTGTTCTACCCCAGCATCAAGGAACCGCGCGGCTTGCCCCGTCTGCGGGCCATGTTCGCGCACTGGGTCAAGCGCGTATCGATCGAAATCGCCTCGGGCTGCATCTATATCAGCGGCGCCGTCGAGTACGACGACCGCCCTGGCCCGATCCGCGAAGCGCTGGTGACGATGGTCGGGGCATGGCAGGGTGCGCTGCTGCGCGCCGCCGAACAGGCGATCGAATGCGGTCACCTGAAGGCGGGCACGGATGCGCAACAGCTGGTGTACGAGATGTATGGCCTGATCCTGGCCGTGCACCACGACGCCCGCTTCCTGCGCATGCCCGGCGCCGTCGAACGTGCCACGGTGGGCTTCAATCGTCTGATCGAGAATTACCAGTCTTGAATCAAGCTTAATTGCCGCCGGACCCGCGAGGTCCGGCAAACCAATCACAACAGCCTTTAGTCGCAGGAGATAAACATGGGTCAATACGTCGCGCCAATCCGGGATATGCAGTTCGTCCTGCACGAGTTCCTGAACGTGGCAGAACAACTGAAGGAACTGCCGGCCCACGCCGAGACCGATGCCGACATCATCAACGCCGTGCTGGAAGAGGGCGCGAAGTTCACGTCCGAAGTGCTGTTCCCGCTGAACCACTCCGGCGACCGCGAAGGCTGCCACCACGACGCCGAAACGAAAACCGTCACCACGCCCAAGGGCTTCAAGGAAGCCTACAAGCAGTACGTGGAAGGCGGCTGGGCGGCGCTGGCCTGCGACCCGGAATACGGCGGCCAGGGCCTGCCCGTGGTGCTGAACAATTCGTTCTACGAGATGCTGAACTCGTCGAACCAGGCATGGACGATGTACCCGGGCCTGTCGCACGGTGCCTACGAGTGCCTGAAGGAACACGGTACCGACGAGCAGAAGCGCCTGTACCTGCCGAAGCTGGTGTCCGGCGAATGGACCGGCACCATGTGCCTGACCGAGCCGCACTGCGGCACCGACCTCGGCCTGCTGCGCACCAAGGCGATCCCGAACGACGACGGTTCCTGGACCATCACCGGCAACAAGATCTTCATCTCGGCCGGCGAACATGACATGTCCGAAAACATCCTGCACCTGGTGCTGGCCCGCGTGCCGGACGCACCGGAAGGCTCGAAAGGCATCTCGCTGTTCCTGGTGCCGAAGTTCCTGCCGAACCAGGATGGCACGGTGGGCGAGCGCAACCCGATCTTCTGCGGCGCCATCGAGGAAAAGATGGGCATCCACGGCAACTCCACCTGCCAGATGAACCTGGACGGTGCGAAGGG contains:
- a CDS encoding DUF502 domain-containing protein, giving the protein MRKCFLTGLLVLVPLAITVWVLNIIISTLDQSLLFVPQRWQPSNLVGFDIPGFGAILTIVIVFVVGLLANNLIGNYILRLWEKLLHRIPVVSSLYGSVKQVSDTLFSSSGNAFRKAVLIPYPHANSYTIGFLTGAPGGDVKNHLVGDYVSVYVPTTPNPTSGFFLMMARENVVELDMTVDAALKYIVSMGVVAPE
- the nudB gene encoding dihydroneopterin triphosphate diphosphatase, whose amino-acid sequence is MNKPPKIPISVLVVIHTPDLEVLLIERAGHPGFWQSVTGSLDAVDEPLLATATRELFEETGIVADGDRIVLRDWQMSNVYEIYPIWRHRYAPGITHNTEHVFSVEVPRDVPVMLSPREHTAHVWLPWLEAADKCFSASNAEAILQLPRVLGKR
- a CDS encoding S4 domain-containing protein, giving the protein MDNVRIDKWLWAARFFKTRNLAIDAIDTGKVKINGDRVKPARLLKLGEKLYINNGSDEWDVLVVGLSDQRQGAPIARTLYEESAESIARREKESERRRLFHEPAADFKGRPTKRDRRVREQIDHGE
- the aspS gene encoding aspartate--tRNA ligase, whose amino-acid sequence is MSMRTHYCGLTTEALLGQTVSLCGWVHRRRDHGGVIFIDLRDREGLVQIVCNPEQAEVFKTAESVRNEYCLRVTGVVKDRLAGTVNNNLKSGKIEVICSQLEVLNPSVAVPFQLDDDNLSETTRLTHRVLDLRRPQMQNNLRLRYKVTMEVRKYLDELGFIDIETPTLTKSTPEGARDYLVPSRVNAGQFFALPQSPQLFKQLLMVANFDRYYQITKCFRDEDLRADRQPEFTQIDCETSFLNEQEIRDLFEDMIRKVFKNTLSIDLPNPFPVMDFATAMGLYGSDKPDMRVKLQFTELTDVMKNVDFKVFSAAANLPNGRVVGMRVPKGAEMPRSEIDAYTQFVAIYGAKGLAYIKVNEKAKGRDGLQSPIVKNINDEALAQILELTGAQDGDLIFFGADKAKVVNDAIGALRVKIGHSEFGKKNGLFDDVWAPLWVIDFPMFEYDEEDDRWTATHHPFTAPKDGHEDMLETDPGACLAKAYDMVLNGWELGGGSIRIHREEVQSKVFRALKIGAEEARLKFGFLLDALQYGAPPHGGLAFGLDRIVTLMTKSDSIRDVIAFPKTQRAQDLLTHAPSEVDEKQLRELHIRLRAAEPKVAG
- a CDS encoding methyltransferase; this translates as MPEFDTRDPLDPSFWDERFARQFMPWDAGGIPEQLRTLVASRDAAADADIVPPVALIPGAGSAYELDLMCEAGWDATAIDFSPNAVARARKVVRRWPERVVQADFFSYQPEKKLDVIYERAFLCAMPPEHHARVVQRWAALLPHDGLLAGYFFFGDAGKGPPFAIARAELDALLAPHFTLVEDEPVPDSLPVFEGKERWMEWRRR
- a CDS encoding TetR/AcrR family transcriptional regulator; this encodes MRKGEMTRAAILDVALDLASRDGLEGLTIGLLADRMNMSKSGVFAHFGSREDLQLEVLKLYHRRFEQEVFYPSIKEPRGLPRLRAMFAHWVKRVSIEIASGCIYISGAVEYDDRPGPIREALVTMVGAWQGALLRAAEQAIECGHLKAGTDAQQLVYEMYGLILAVHHDARFLRMPGAVERATVGFNRLIENYQS
- a CDS encoding FmdB family zinc ribbon protein, which codes for MPIYAYRCEECGFTKDVLQKISDPQLTECPSCGKSTFKKQLTAAGFQLKGTGWYVTDFRGGNAPATGVAGGSAKSDTAKSDTSPAPAPAPAGDKP
- the clsB gene encoding cardiolipin synthase ClsB, translated to MRPVDFIADNEVKLLHCGTEFFPALLEAIDAAQYDVYFETYIFADDETGQAVQAALMRAAQRGVTVRMITDWFGTGARRVQRMHGQLIEAGVEHRIFNPWFKRGISRTHRKICVVDRCIAFVGGINVNDDMYCDYDHSIALAAPRWDFAVAVKGPLVANIHREAVAQWRRLGRMPLTERIGLYQETRRANKAAAEAATTVQAGFVVRDNLRNRHTIQRAYLKAMGVAKKSVLLANPYFAPGRKFRRALSQTAQRGVQVTLLIGVGEHWLQDAVAHSFYPKLLASGVRLVEYRKTQLHAKVAVIDDEWATVGSSNVDGLSLFLNQEANVVIKDAAFARDLRRHIEAALAEGVEIHPHEYEHVGRFRRIGYEIAYVVYRTLMRIFAVGKYA
- a CDS encoding endonuclease/exonuclease/phosphatase family protein; amino-acid sequence: MKIKVATYNIHKGVSYRSKPRVLALKQAIEAFDADLIFLQEVQGQHDRIAARFGEERHGQRHWPQGSQHEFFAGESHQSVYGLNAQYDHGHHGNALLSKHPIAKWTNTDISDHAYEARGILHSIVETPKGVVHCYVIHLGLFERSRVRQTQALIDAVNSSAPNNEPVIIAGDFNDWRNTLSAKLHKALGVVEVFDEIGAGSSLGDLVRTLARRQAAIRPARTFPSALPFFRLDRIYVRGFEVESAQVLHGPMWAKLSDHAPLVATLKLL
- the ubiB gene encoding ubiquinone biosynthesis regulatory protein kinase UbiB codes for the protein MILKFVRLFKILRVIVKYGLDEIAISGFDKPGINRFFDTAFFWRNISTARAIRLRLALEELGPIFVKLGQVLSTRSDLIPPDIVAELSKLQDRVPPFDSELAMLQIERSLGAPPDQLFARFERVPVASASIAQVHFAALPDGTPVAVKVLRPGMKKLIDEDVALMNLAADVINRLWKDAHRLKMKEVVAEFDKYLHDELDLMREAANAAQLRRNFADSNLLMVPEMYWDYCSSDVITMERMSGIPVSQIDRLVEAGVDLKKLGSDGVEIFFTQVFRDGFFHADMHPGNILVSIDPATFGRYIALDFGIVGTLNDYDKDYLSQNFLAFFRRDYKRVAEAHIESGWAPKNTRVDELEAAVRACCEPIFDRPLKDISFGQILLRLFQTSRRFNVEVQPQLVLLQKTLLNIEGMGRVLDPDLDLWKTARPHLERWVSEQVGWRGLVDKLKAEAPRYSHILPQLPRLTHQALTAMSERDDTTNELLRRLTEEQRRTNRLLSFFVYFVGAFVAGAIGFQAWLRWHGVL